TCTTGTAGCTGCGGCCCTGGAACAACTCGACTTCGCCAGGCGCTTCCTCGGTACCAGCCAGCAAGCCGCCGACCATCACTGTGGACGCGCCGGCCACCAGCGCCTTGCCGATATCGCCGGAGTAACGGATGCCGCCATCGGCAATCAGCGGGATGCGGTCCTGCAGTGCTTCGGCCACCATATCCACCGCGGTGATCTGCGGCACGCCCACACCGGCCACCACACGGGTGGTGCAGATCGACCCCGGGCCCACGCCGACCTTGACCGCGTCGGCGCCGGCATCCATCAGCGCCAGCGCTGCATCGCCAGTGACGATATTGCCGCCGATCACCTGCAGGTGCGGGTAGGTCTTCTTGACCCAGGCCACGCGGTCGATCACGCCTTGCGAATGGCCGTGCGCGGTATCGACGATGACCACGTCCACACCCGCAGCAGCGAGCAGTTCGATACGTTGTTCGGTATCGCCGCCCACACCCACCGCCGCACCGACCAGCAAGCGCTTGGCGCCGTCCTTGGCGGCGTTGGGGTTGTCGGTCTTCTTCTGGATGTCCTTGACCGTAATCAGCCCGCGCAGCTCGAAGCTGTCGTTGACCACCAGGATCTTTTCGATGCGGTTGCGATGCAGCAGCTCGAGCACTTCCTCATCGCTGGCGCCTTCGCGCACAGTGATCAGGCGATCCTTCTTGGTCATGATGTGGCGGACCGGATCGTCGAGCTTCTTTTCGAAGCGCATGTCGCGGCTGGTCACGATGCCAACCAGTTCGCTGCCATCCACCACCGGCACGCCGGAGATGTTGCGCGCGCGGGTCAGCGCGATCACTTCACCGATGGTGGTGTCCGGGCTCACCGTAAACGGCTCGGTGATCACGCCGGACTCGAACTTCTTGACCTTGGCCACCTCGCCCGCCTGCTGCGCCGGGGTCAGGTTCTTGTGGATGATGCCGATGCCGCCCAGCTGGGCCATCGCCACCGCCAGGCGGTGTTCGGTCACCGTATCCATGGCCGCGGACAAGATCGGCAGTTTGAGGCGCAGGTCGCGTGTCAGCCGAGTCTCAAGGCTGACGTCCTTTGGCAGGACAATGGAATGCGCGGGGACGAGCGAGACGTCGTCGTAGGTAAGAGCTTCAGCCTGGATGCGGAGCATCGGCGGACCCGAGTTTGGGGAAGCGCGACATTTTACCCTGAAAGCGGCCGCGAAGACACTGCGGCAGCTGAGTGCCGCCGCAATGCTGCGCTACACCAACGGCTCAACCAGCCGCATCGGCCGCCTCGAGCGTGTTCTGCATCAGCGTGGCCACCGTCATCGGCCCCACCCCGCCCGGCACCGGGGTGATCCAGCCGGCGCGCTGCGCTGCGGCCTCGAACCCCACATCGCCGACCAGGCGCCCATCGTCCAGGCGGTTGATGCCCACGTCGATGACCACCGCCCCAGGCTTGACCCATTCGCCCGGGATCAGCCCCGGCCGGCCCACCGCCACCACCAGGATGTCGGCGTTGCGCACGCTGGCTTCCAGCACATCCGGCGGGGTGAACTTGTGGCAGCTGGTCACCGTGCACCCGGCAATCAGCAGCTCCAGCCCCATCGGGCGGCCCACATGGTTACTCACCCCGACGATGGTGGCGTTGCGCCCGCGCACCGGCTGGTCGGTATGCGCCAGCAAGGTCACGATGCCGCGCGGGGTACACGGCCGCAAACCGAATTCGCGCAGCGCCAGATGCCCGACGTTCTGCGGATGGAACCCGTCCACGTCCTTGCGCGGGTCGATGCGCTGGATCAACCGGTTGGCATCGGGAATGCCCGGCAGCGGCAACTGGATCAGGATGCCGTGGATCTTGGGATCGGTGTTGAGCTGGTCGATCAACGCGGCCAGCTCGGCTTCGGTGGTGCCTTGTGGCAGGTCGTAGTCGAAGGCCTCGATGCCCACTTTTTCGGCCGCACGGCGCTTGTTGCGCACATACACCGACGAAGCCGGATCGCCGCCTACCAGCACCACCGCCAGCCCGGGCCGGGTCTTGCCCGCCGCCAGGCGCGCATCCACGCGCAGCTTCAGACCGTCGAGCAATTCCTCGGCAATGCGGCGACCATCGAGGAGGCGGGCCGGAGCGAGGGCAGCTGGCGCGGGAGCGGTCATGGGGCGTCAGGTGTAGAGTCGAAGGCCGTCTATTGTCCCCGATTCCGCCATGACCGACACCACTTCGATCGAAGCCGCCGCGTTCCGCCGCCTGCTGCAGCATCTCAACCAGGACCGCACCGACGTGCAGAACATCGACCTGATGATTCTTGCCGGCTTCTGCCGCAACTGCCTGGGCGACTGGTACCGCGAAGCCGCCGAGGCGCAAGGCCAACCCATGAGCAAGGAGCAGGCGCGCGAAGCGGTGTACGGCATGCCATTTGCGCATTGGAAACAGCAGCACCAACAGGAAGCGACACCGGAACAGCTGGAAGCCTTCGCGGCGGCGCAGCGCAAGCACGGCTGAGCGATGACAGCCGGCACGTTATGTGCTGGCCGTTCTGAATCACCTTAAAGCGGCCGACGAAACGTCGCGAGCAATCGTCAAGGCGGGTGCGAAGAAACCTAAGTGCCTCGGGCAAATGCAGATCCCGAGCACCGGCCGCGCCCGCCTGCCAGTTACGCGGTGATTTGACCGCTGTGTTTAGTCCCGCTCAGCCGTTTCTTCGCGCAACTCCTGCGGCAGCGCATCGCGATTGAGCGTGCGGCTCTCGCGCTTGGGCGGGGTAAAGGGCGTGGGCTTGGGCACGGTCGGCATGATGTTGCCGTACATCAGCCCTGCCCCGGCGCGCACATTGCCCGCGGCAATTTCCAGCTCCAGGCGCTCGGCATCGCGGCGCCGGATCTCGCGCGCAATCGTGCGGGCCTCATCCTCGTCCACGCCCAGTTCGACCAGGGCCACTTCGCCGAACGCGACCGCCGACTCGAAGGTTTCGCGGATCTGGTAGTCCACGCCAGCAGCAATCAACTCCAAAGCGTGTTCGCGATCAAAGGAACGCACCAGCAATTTCGCGTGCGGGAACTCGCGCGTTGCCAATTCGACGATGCGATTGGCCGCCTCGCGGTTGTCAACGCACACCGCAATCGCACGCGCGGTATGTGCACCGGAGGCATGCAACACATCCAACCGGGTGCCATCGCCGTAGTAGATCTTGAACCCGAATTCCTCCGCGCTCTGAATCATCTCGATGTCGTTATCGATGATGGTCACGTCCACATCGCGCGCCAGCAGCGACTGGCTGGCCACCTGACCGAAGCGCCCGAACCCGATGATCAATACGCTGCCGGTCTGGCCGCTGGCTTCCTCCACGCCATCCAGCGACACCGCCGCTGCCGGCGTCAGGCGCCGCTGCAACAGCACGAACAACGGCGTCAGTGCCATCGACAACACCACGATCGCGGTAAGGCTGGCATTGACCTGCGCGTCGATGACACCGGATGCGGACGCCGCCGCGAACAACACAAACGCAAACTCGCCGCCCTGCGCCATCAGCACGCCACGATCCAGCGCCTGCCGGTGATCGCTGCGCATCAGGCGCGCCACCGCATAGATGCACACCGCCTTGCCCACCATCAACGCCAGCACGCCGACCAGGATCAAGCGCCAGTCCGCCGCGACCACGCGCAGATCCAGGCTCATGCCGACACCCAGGAAGAACAGACCCAGCAGGATGCCGCGGAACGGTTCGATGTCGGCTTCGATCTGATGGCGGAAGGTGGATTCAGACAACAGCACCCCGGCCAGGAACGCGCCCATCGCCATCGACAACCCGCCAACCTGCATCAAGAGCGCGGCGCCCAGCACCACCAGCAGCGCGGCAGCGGTCATCACCTCGCGCGCCTTGCTGGCGGCCAGGATGCGGAACAAAGGATTGAGCAACCACCGGCCGGCCACCAGCAGTCCAACGATGCAGGCCAGGCCAATGCCAATGCCCTGCCAACGCTGCGAAGCGGCTTGCGGGTCGCCACTGGCGCCCATCCAGGCAACGATCGCCAACAGCGGCACGATCAGCAGGTCCTCGAACAGCAGGATCGCCACGATCTTCTGCCCCGATGGCAGCGCCACGTCGCCGCGCTCGGCAAGCAACTGCATCACCACTGCAGTGGAGGTCAGCACGAAACCGGACGCGGCCACGAAGGCCACCGGCGGCGCAAAGCCGAGCAGGATGCCGATGCCGGTCAAGACCAGCGCGCACACGCAGATCTGCACCGTGCCTAGGCCAAAAATTTCAGAGCGCAAGCTCCACAGATGCGAGGGCCGCATCTCCAGCCCGATCACGAACAGAAACATCACCACGCCCAGTTCGGCCACATGCAGGATCGCTTGCGGGTCATCGAACAGGCCAAACCCGAACGGCCCAATCGCCAAGCCGGCGGCCAGATAGCCGAGCACCGAGCCAAGGCCCAGCCGTCGGAACAGCGGAATGGCGACCACCGCAGCGCCCAGCAGGGTCACCACGTTGATCAGTTCACTGGATTCGGCAGGCTGGCTCATGACAAGGATTTTAGCGGCACGTGGCGGCCGCTGGCCTGCACGTGCTTGCGTATGTGACGCGCGATATGGATGGCAGCGATCTCAAGCATGGCACCACTCTTCGCTAACGCGCGGACCCAAAACGACGAACGGCGCCCAATGGCGCCGTTCGTTGCAACACTGCTAGCCGAACACTCAGCCGCGTGCGTCTGCCGCGGCCAAGGCGCTGCGAATGATTTCCTTCGCCGGTGCGCCATGCTTCTCGTGCTCGAGCGCAAAGTGCACCGTGGCCTCGATCAAACCGATGTGCGCGCCGCAGTCGAAGCGACGGCCCTCGAAACGGAACGCATCGACCTGTTCCTGCTTGAGCAGTTCGGCGATCGCATCGGTGAGCTGGATCTCGCCACCTGCACCGGCGCCCGTGGACTCCAGGTACTCGAAGATCTTCGGGCTCAGCACGTAACGACCGACGACCGCCAGATTGCTCGGCGCCACTTCCGGCTTGGGCTTTTCGACGATGGCATTGATGCGGCCCTTGCGGCCGTCGAACGCATCGGTGGACACGATGCCATAACTGGCCGTCTTGTCGTGCGGCACATCTTCCACGGCGATCACGCTGCCGCCGGAGGCTTCTGCCACATCGGCCATCTGGGTCAGCGCCGCATCGCCGCGGTTCCACATCAGGTCGTCGGGCAGCAGCACTGCGAACGGTTCGTCACCGACCACGGCCTTGGCACACATCACCGCATGGCCCAGGCCGAGCGCTTCGGCCTGCGTCACAAAAATGGCGCGGACGCCTTCGGGCAGTGCATGGCGCACCAGCTCCAATTGCTCGAGCTTGCCTGCGCGCTCGAGCTTCTGCTCCAGCTCATAGGCCTTGTCGAAGTAGTCGGCGATCGAGTGCTTGTAGCGATTGGTGACGAAGATCAGCGTATCGCAACCGGCCTGGATGGCTTCGTCCACGGCGTACTGGATAAGCGGTTTATCGATGATCGGCAGCATTTCCTTCGGCACCGTCTTGGTTGCCGGAAGAAAGCGGGTCCCAAGACCTGCGACGGGGAATACGGCCTTGCGAATACGCTTGCTCATTAAAGTCTTCTGACCTCACGTGCGGGGAATGGAACGACCGTATCAGATCGCGTGTCGACTTTCCGTCGAGCAGCCGCAAAATCCGGCATCAGACTGCCCAGCACAGTCTCCATTGCGTTGATGTCATAGCGGTTAACCGCCTCGCGCAGGCGCGTCACCAGTTGCAACACCTGCTCGTGCGAGAACTCGCGCACACCGGCTTCCAGGATCTTGGGATGCGCGGTGGGTCGGTAGTCCTCGTCGGAATAGAACAAGGTCTCGTGCAATTTTTCGCCCGGGCGCAGACCGGTGTAGAGAATGGCGATGTCCTTGCCCGGCTGCTTGCCTGCCAGGCGGATCATCTGCTCGGCCAGGAGCCGGATCGGCACCGGCTCGCCCATGTCCAGCGTATAGATGGCGCCGTGCGACGCAGATGCTGCGGCCTGCACCACCAGCTGGCAGGCTTCGGGAATGGTCATGAAGTAACGCGTCACATCCGGATGCGTCACCGTGACCGGGCCGCCCTGCCGGATCTGTTCACGGAACAACGGCACCACGCTGCCGGCCGAATCCAGCACGTTGCCGAAGCGCACGGTAATGAAGCGCGTCGGCGCATCGCGGGCGTCAAGACTCTGGCAGATCATCTCCGCATAGCGCTTGCTCGCGCCGAGCACGTTGACCGGCTCCACCGCCTTGTCGGTGGAGATGAACACAAACGTTTCGATCCGCGCCCGCTGGCAGGCACGCGCCACGTTCTCGGTTGCGAGCACGTTGTTGCGCACCGCTTCGCGCAGCTGCTCTTCCAGCAGCGGCACCTGCTTGTAGGCGGCCGCATGGAACACGGCATCGGGCGTAGCAGTGCGTAAGGCATGCGCCACCACTGCCGGGTCGCCGCAGTCGCCAAGCACGCGCACCACTTCGATATCGGGGAACAACCGGCGCAGGTCCGAATCGATGGTCAGCAGCGCCAGCTCATCGATTTCCAGCAGCACGATGCGACGCGCGCCATGACGCGCGCACTGCCGGCAGACTTCCGAGCCGATCGAACCGCCGGCGCCGGTCACCATCACGGTCTTGTTGGTGAGCCAGTCGCGGATCAGGCGCCAGTCCGGCGTGACCGGCTTGCGGTTGAGCAGGTCCTCGATCGCCACTTCCTTCAACTCGCCTGGCAGCGACCGGCCCTCCAGCACGTTGATCAGCTTGGGCACCATCCGGAACGGCAGACCGGTGCTTTCGCAGATGGCCACCACCCGCTGCATGCCGGATGCATCCAACGATGGAATCGCGATGACGAGGAGCTTGGCCGCAGTTTCCTTGGCGATCGCCGCGGCCTGATCCAGGTTGCCCAGCACATTCAGGCCCTGGATCTTGGCGCCGTGCAAATGGGTGGCGTCATCCAGAAAGCCGACCGGGACGAACGTGCCGCTACGGCGCAGGTCACGCACCAGACCCTCGGCCGCACGCCCTGCGCCAAGAATCAGCACCCGCTGCGCGGCATCGCCAGAGTGGGCAATTTGGTAATCCTTCCAGGCGCGGTAGAGCAACCGCGGCGTGCCGAGCAACGCCGACAGCGCAAACGGATAGACCACCAGCACCGAGAGCGGCACGCCATCAAGGCGGTCGTACGACAACGCCAGCACAATCGCGACCAGGCCGAGAAAACTGGACTTGAAGATGTTCCACAGATCCGGCACCGAGGCAAAGCGCCAGAGGCCGCGATACAACCCCATCCGCCAGAACACCAGCCCCTGTGCGACCAAGACCACCGCCGTACGCCAATCCCACAGTGGCAGGTCTGGCGCGTCGCGCAGCATGGAGTAACGGCCCGCATGCAGCAGCTGCCAGCACACCCAGACCATCAGCAGGTCATGGACGACCACAGCGATCTGTGGAAGCGACTTGGTCAAACGATCACGCCAGGAAATCATAAAAATCCATTACTCAAGAATTGCGCAATCCATGGCGCAGAAGTTGCCAGATCGCCGTTGCGCCGATGCCCCATGCCACCGCATCAGCCATGAGCCACCCGCGCGAATCGGTACGAATTATGACAAACAAGCAAACAGCGATGAGACTGAAAGCGAAGTAAACCGTGGTCACCGGCACATGATTGGTCAGCAATCGTGCCAGGCGTTGATAGACGTGCGAGGCGTGAGGCTCCCACCAGCGCTGTCCGGAAAGCATGCGAGACAGCAGCGTGAAGCCCGCGTCGACAAGAAACGAAGTCAACGGAAACCACACGATCCACCAACTCACCTGCCCCGCTCCCACTGACAAGGCCAGGAGCCCGGCGAGCACATAGCCGAGTGCCCCGCTGCCGCCATCGCCCAGGAAAATGCGCGCGCGCGGAAAGTTGAATGGGAGAAATCCAAGGCATGCGGCTGTCAGTGCCCATCCAGCCCACGAAAGGTTGCCTGGGACAACAAGCGCGAACGCGGCACCCGCAAGTGCGGCTTGACTGGAAGCCAGCCCGTTGATGCCATCCATGAAATTCCAGACATTGATGAGCACCACCGACGCCAACGCCGCGAGGATCCCATCCAGCGGTTGCCCTGTATGGCGTACCACCAGCAGGCCAAGCGACACCGATGCGAGGGCATGGATCGCAAAGCGCAGTTTGGCCGAGAGCGGCCTGTGGTCGTCCCACCAGCCCACGCCCGCAACCAGGAGTAAGCCTGCAGCGAACCAGGCAATCGATAGACGCCCGGTGGGCCATACAAATGAGGCCACCAAGCAGCCCGTCAGGAGCGCAACGACAATGGCCATGCCACCACCACGCGGGGTAGCCACGGTATGGCTGCGCCGCTCGCCGGGATGGTCGAGCAGGCGCCGCTGCAACGCATAGCGCCGCAGCCCCCAGGTTGCCAGCGCTGCGATCAGCAGATGTAGCGCGCACCACAGCCAGAGCGGCGGCACTAGACCACCGCGTAGTTCAGCAGCGGCTTGACGGTTCCCCATTCCTTGCAGCTGGGACATTGCCAGTGATGGGTCTTTGCGCCGAACCCGCAGCGGGTGCAGCGATAGCTGGGATTGCGCACCAGCAATTGGTCGGTGATGTGCTTGAGATCCTGCAACGTGCCGACCGGGTCGCTGCCTTCGGCGAGCGTCAGATCGATCAAGGCAGACTCGCCGCGTACCGAGGGGCGATCCTTGAGCTGACGACCCAGATAGGCCAGGGCCGGCGCTACGCCGTCCTGCGCCTCCATCAACTGGGTCAGGGCCAGCACCGGCGCGATGCCGCGATAGTGCTCGGTCATCTCCGACAGGAAATTGCGCGCGCCGGCGATGTCGCCCACCCGGCGGTAGGCCGCCATCAGTGCGGGAATGATTTCCGGCAGGTATTCTGGATCGTGCCGCGCGGCACGCTCGAACGCGCGGACCGCCGCCTCGTCGTGACCGCGCTCGGCCTCGATCCGGCCTTCCAGAATGCCGGCGCGCACCGAGGTGCCGTCGGCCTGATAGGCGCGTGCGATGGCCTGCAGCGCGTCGTCCGGTTTGCTCAGGCCACGGTAGCGATCGGCCAGCTCACATTCGAACTGCGAGATCAGCTTGCCCATCGGCTCGCCGGTGACTTCTTCGTAGCGAGTGGCGTTGTCGATCGCCTTTTCCCAGTCACGCTCGGCCTGGTAGATGCCGATCAGATGGCGCAACGCCTGCGGCGCGCGCTGGTCCAGCTGCGCCAGCTCGGTGAACACGGTTTCGGCGCGATCCAGCAGGCCGGACTTCATGTAGTCCTCGCCCAGTGCCAGCAAGGCCTGGACACGCTGCTGATCGGTCAGATCGGCGCGCTGCACCAGTCCTTGGTGAAGGCGGATGGCGCGGTCCACTTCACCGCGGCGGCGGAACAGATGCCCCAACGCGACCTGGGTCTCGAAGGTTTCCTTGTCCAGTTCGGCGATATGCAGAAACAGCTCGATGGCCTTGTCCGGCTGCTCGTTGAGCAGATAGTTCAGACCACGGAAGTAGGTGCTGGACAGACGGCTGACCTGGGTGTCGCCGTGGCGCTGGCCACCGCGCCGGCCAACGATCCAGCCGCCAAGCGCGGCGATCGGCAGAAACAGGAAGAACCAGAACCATTCGGTCAGGAAGTCCATACGTACTTACAGTCCATCAAGCGGGCGCGGCTCGACGGCGACAGGTGCAACTGGCCCGGCGTCGGCGCGACTGACCGCGGCAGCCTTGTTGGCCTGGCGCAGCTTGGAATAGAGGGGAATGACCACACTGACCAGCACCATGCCGGCGCCGATCAACACACCGACCAGCAGCGCGACGATGATCGCGATCCCGGAGGTCGTGTGCACACTGGAGAACAGGAAGTCGAGCGTGACGTCCTGGGAATTGACCGCGCCAATGATC
The nucleotide sequence above comes from Xanthomonas campestris pv. campestris str. ATCC 33913. Encoded proteins:
- a CDS encoding polysaccharide biosynthesis protein, which codes for MISWRDRLTKSLPQIAVVVHDLLMVWVCWQLLHAGRYSMLRDAPDLPLWDWRTAVVLVAQGLVFWRMGLYRGLWRFASVPDLWNIFKSSFLGLVAIVLALSYDRLDGVPLSVLVVYPFALSALLGTPRLLYRAWKDYQIAHSGDAAQRVLILGAGRAAEGLVRDLRRSGTFVPVGFLDDATHLHGAKIQGLNVLGNLDQAAAIAKETAAKLLVIAIPSLDASGMQRVVAICESTGLPFRMVPKLINVLEGRSLPGELKEVAIEDLLNRKPVTPDWRLIRDWLTNKTVMVTGAGGSIGSEVCRQCARHGARRIVLLEIDELALLTIDSDLRRLFPDIEVVRVLGDCGDPAVVAHALRTATPDAVFHAAAYKQVPLLEEQLREAVRNNVLATENVARACQRARIETFVFISTDKAVEPVNVLGASKRYAEMICQSLDARDAPTRFITVRFGNVLDSAGSVVPLFREQIRQGGPVTVTHPDVTRYFMTIPEACQLVVQAAASASHGAIYTLDMGEPVPIRLLAEQMIRLAGKQPGKDIAILYTGLRPGEKLHETLFYSDEDYRPTAHPKILEAGVREFSHEQVLQLVTRLREAVNRYDINAMETVLGSLMPDFAAARRKVDTRSDTVVPFPAREVRRL
- the lapB gene encoding lipopolysaccharide assembly protein LapB, with amino-acid sequence MDFLTEWFWFFLFLPIAALGGWIVGRRGGQRHGDTQVSRLSSTYFRGLNYLLNEQPDKAIELFLHIAELDKETFETQVALGHLFRRRGEVDRAIRLHQGLVQRADLTDQQRVQALLALGEDYMKSGLLDRAETVFTELAQLDQRAPQALRHLIGIYQAERDWEKAIDNATRYEEVTGEPMGKLISQFECELADRYRGLSKPDDALQAIARAYQADGTSVRAGILEGRIEAERGHDEAAVRAFERAARHDPEYLPEIIPALMAAYRRVGDIAGARNFLSEMTEHYRGIAPVLALTQLMEAQDGVAPALAYLGRQLKDRPSVRGESALIDLTLAEGSDPVGTLQDLKHITDQLLVRNPSYRCTRCGFGAKTHHWQCPSCKEWGTVKPLLNYAVV
- a CDS encoding monovalent cation:proton antiporter-2 (CPA2) family protein translates to MSQPAESSELINVVTLLGAAVVAIPLFRRLGLGSVLGYLAAGLAIGPFGFGLFDDPQAILHVAELGVVMFLFVIGLEMRPSHLWSLRSEIFGLGTVQICVCALVLTGIGILLGFAPPVAFVAASGFVLTSTAVVMQLLAERGDVALPSGQKIVAILLFEDLLIVPLLAIVAWMGASGDPQAASQRWQGIGIGLACIVGLLVAGRWLLNPLFRILAASKAREVMTAAALLVVLGAALLMQVGGLSMAMGAFLAGVLLSESTFRHQIEADIEPFRGILLGLFFLGVGMSLDLRVVAADWRLILVGVLALMVGKAVCIYAVARLMRSDHRQALDRGVLMAQGGEFAFVLFAAASASGVIDAQVNASLTAIVVLSMALTPLFVLLQRRLTPAAAVSLDGVEEASGQTGSVLIIGFGRFGQVASQSLLARDVDVTIIDNDIEMIQSAEEFGFKIYYGDGTRLDVLHASGAHTARAIAVCVDNREAANRIVELATREFPHAKLLVRSFDREHALELIAAGVDYQIRETFESAVAFGEVALVELGVDEDEARTIAREIRRRDAERLELEIAAGNVRAGAGLMYGNIMPTVPKPTPFTPPKRESRTLNRDALPQELREETAERD
- a CDS encoding DUF1244 domain-containing protein; this encodes MTDTTSIEAAAFRRLLQHLNQDRTDVQNIDLMILAGFCRNCLGDWYREAAEAQGQPMSKEQAREAVYGMPFAHWKQQHQQEATPEQLEAFAAAQRKHG
- a CDS encoding lipopolysaccharide assembly protein LapA domain-containing protein, coding for MRVFRLLVMLAFLLVGLIIGAVNSQDVTLDFLFSSVHTTSGIAIIVALLVGVLIGAGMVLVSVVIPLYSKLRQANKAAAVSRADAGPVAPVAVEPRPLDGL
- a CDS encoding MraY family glycosyltransferase, encoding MGNRQAAAELRGGLVPPLWLWCALHLLIAALATWGLRRYALQRRLLDHPGERRSHTVATPRGGGMAIVVALLTGCLVASFVWPTGRLSIAWFAAGLLLVAGVGWWDDHRPLSAKLRFAIHALASVSLGLLVVRHTGQPLDGILAALASVVLINVWNFMDGINGLASSQAALAGAAFALVVPGNLSWAGWALTAACLGFLPFNFPRARIFLGDGGSGALGYVLAGLLALSVGAGQVSWWIVWFPLTSFLVDAGFTLLSRMLSGQRWWEPHASHVYQRLARLLTNHVPVTTVYFAFSLIAVCLFVIIRTDSRGWLMADAVAWGIGATAIWQLLRHGLRNS
- the guaB gene encoding IMP dehydrogenase; translated protein: MLRIQAEALTYDDVSLVPAHSIVLPKDVSLETRLTRDLRLKLPILSAAMDTVTEHRLAVAMAQLGGIGIIHKNLTPAQQAGEVAKVKKFESGVITEPFTVSPDTTIGEVIALTRARNISGVPVVDGSELVGIVTSRDMRFEKKLDDPVRHIMTKKDRLITVREGASDEEVLELLHRNRIEKILVVNDSFELRGLITVKDIQKKTDNPNAAKDGAKRLLVGAAVGVGGDTEQRIELLAAAGVDVVIVDTAHGHSQGVIDRVAWVKKTYPHLQVIGGNIVTGDAALALMDAGADAVKVGVGPGSICTTRVVAGVGVPQITAVDMVAEALQDRIPLIADGGIRYSGDIGKALVAGASTVMVGGLLAGTEEAPGEVELFQGRSYKSYRGMGSLGAMEKGSKDRYFQDASDADKLVPEGIEGRVPYRGPVGGIIHQLIGGLRATMGYVGCATVEEMRTKPKFVKITGAGQRESHVHDVQITKEPPNYRAG
- the folD gene encoding bifunctional methylenetetrahydrofolate dehydrogenase/methenyltetrahydrofolate cyclohydrolase FolD, encoding MTAPAPAALAPARLLDGRRIAEELLDGLKLRVDARLAAGKTRPGLAVVLVGGDPASSVYVRNKRRAAEKVGIEAFDYDLPQGTTEAELAALIDQLNTDPKIHGILIQLPLPGIPDANRLIQRIDPRKDVDGFHPQNVGHLALREFGLRPCTPRGIVTLLAHTDQPVRGRNATIVGVSNHVGRPMGLELLIAGCTVTSCHKFTPPDVLEASVRNADILVVAVGRPGLIPGEWVKPGAVVIDVGINRLDDGRLVGDVGFEAAAQRAGWITPVPGGVGPMTVATLMQNTLEAADAAG
- the galU gene encoding UTP--glucose-1-phosphate uridylyltransferase GalU, which gives rise to MSKRIRKAVFPVAGLGTRFLPATKTVPKEMLPIIDKPLIQYAVDEAIQAGCDTLIFVTNRYKHSIADYFDKAYELEQKLERAGKLEQLELVRHALPEGVRAIFVTQAEALGLGHAVMCAKAVVGDEPFAVLLPDDLMWNRGDAALTQMADVAEASGGSVIAVEDVPHDKTASYGIVSTDAFDGRKGRINAIVEKPKPEVAPSNLAVVGRYVLSPKIFEYLESTGAGAGGEIQLTDAIAELLKQEQVDAFRFEGRRFDCGAHIGLIEATVHFALEHEKHGAPAKEIIRSALAAADARG